One genomic window of Armatimonadota bacterium includes the following:
- a CDS encoding RHS repeat-associated core domain-containing protein, with the protein MNASGTVTAVNTFGADGLVSRRVGSASTFYMFDSKGNAANQITSGVATNIGFDAFGARQLNGNTNVFQYGAQWGYYTDAETTTGLVVCGHRYYDPATGRWLTRDPIGYSGGINLYGYVGGDPVNGSDPSGYSAKGGGRVGSLGLGGVAGLPGIGGLLGVDILYDTNGDIGVDAYVGGGFCVPWKSPALGYSAGPGVGATASGNCTIQSGCSTGNSVTVFGGLLGGGSITAGFPPGALNTVEDVYDMLYNLTFSGGAKFGPTEGAGIVACKQITATLNISQTFRDACSNVAEWWSGFCSQTERQLMGR; encoded by the coding sequence ATGAACGCATCGGGAACGGTCACTGCCGTGAACACCTTCGGCGCCGATGGCCTCGTCTCGCGTCGCGTCGGGTCCGCCAGCACGTTCTACATGTTCGACAGCAAGGGCAACGCGGCCAACCAGATCACGTCCGGCGTTGCGACGAACATAGGCTTCGACGCGTTTGGCGCGCGCCAGCTGAACGGCAACACCAACGTGTTCCAATACGGCGCCCAGTGGGGCTACTATACCGACGCGGAGACCACCACCGGCCTGGTGGTCTGCGGCCACCGCTACTACGATCCCGCAACGGGCCGGTGGCTGACGCGCGATCCCATCGGGTATAGCGGCGGCATCAACCTGTACGGGTACGTGGGCGGCGACCCGGTGAACGGGAGTGATCCGAGCGGGTATAGCGCGAAGGGGGGAGGGCGTGTAGGCAGCCTTGGCCTGGGAGGAGTCGCCGGTTTGCCGGGCATTGGTGGCCTTTTAGGTGTGGACATCCTGTATGACACGAACGGGGACATAGGTGTCGACGCATACGTGGGGGGTGGGTTCTGCGTGCCCTGGAAGAGTCCTGCCCTCGGATACTCCGCAGGGCCGGGTGTTGGTGCGACAGCTTCCGGTAACTGCACTATCCAGTCGGGCTGCTCAACTGGTAACAGCGTGACAGTGTTCGGCGGTCTACTTGGTGGTGGTTCGATCACCGCGGGTTTCCCGCCCGGCGCCCTGAACACAGTAGAGGATGTGTACGATATGCTATACAATTTGACGTTTTCGGGTGGTGCGAAATTCGGCCCCACCGAAGGCGCAGGGATCGTGGCGTGCAAGCAGATTACGGCAACACTGAACATTTCACAGACATTTCGCGATGCGTGTTCGAACGTGGCAGAATGGTGGAGCGGCTTCTGCAGCCAGACTGAGCGCCAGCTCATGGGTCGCTAA
- a CDS encoding Gfo/Idh/MocA family oxidoreductase, with translation MPVATEKVVSVALVGAAHIHTPQFVRMVKERPGINVKAVWDHDAGRAAKYAGELGSRVATDLETIWSDPEIAGAVIYSETDRHIDLVPAAAAAKKHIFAEKPLAGTAKESFAMADAIERAGVIFTTGYFMRTLPEHLFLKEQIAKGSFGKITRVRGSTCHNGSLGGWFDTDYRWMADPKIAGVGAFGDLGTHTLDVMMWLLGGIEAATAEIRAVTDRYPGCDETGEALLKFQSGVIGTLAAGWLDVDNPLTLLISGTEGHAAIFKGQFYFKSDKVPNADGKEPWKDLPPAGVHPIAQFLDALEGKPHDNLVKPAEAAARVAVMEAAYEGAKTNAWVKVAQK, from the coding sequence ATGCCAGTGGCCACAGAGAAGGTAGTCAGCGTTGCGCTGGTCGGCGCGGCGCATATCCACACGCCCCAATTCGTGAGGATGGTCAAGGAACGCCCCGGGATAAACGTCAAGGCCGTGTGGGATCACGACGCCGGCCGCGCCGCGAAATACGCGGGCGAACTGGGCTCCCGTGTCGCAACTGACCTCGAAACGATCTGGAGCGATCCCGAAATCGCCGGCGCGGTGATATACTCCGAAACGGACCGCCATATAGATCTCGTGCCCGCCGCCGCCGCCGCGAAAAAGCACATCTTCGCCGAGAAGCCGCTCGCCGGTACGGCGAAGGAGAGCTTCGCCATGGCCGACGCCATCGAAAGAGCCGGCGTGATCTTCACCACCGGCTACTTCATGCGTACGCTGCCCGAACACCTTTTCCTGAAGGAACAGATCGCCAAGGGGAGTTTCGGCAAGATCACCCGCGTGCGCGGCTCCACGTGCCACAACGGTTCCCTGGGCGGCTGGTTTGACACCGACTACCGCTGGATGGCCGATCCCAAAATCGCCGGGGTGGGCGCGTTCGGGGATCTGGGCACCCACACCCTGGACGTAATGATGTGGCTTCTCGGCGGCATTGAAGCCGCCACCGCCGAGATCCGCGCCGTGACCGACCGTTATCCGGGCTGCGATGAGACAGGGGAAGCGCTCCTCAAATTCCAGAGCGGAGTCATCGGCACCCTGGCGGCCGGGTGGCTGGACGTGGACAACCCGCTGACGCTCCTCATCAGCGGCACCGAAGGCCACGCGGCCATATTCAAGGGCCAGTTCTACTTCAAGAGTGACAAGGTGCCGAACGCCGACGGGAAAGAGCCGTGGAAGGACCTTCCGCCGGCCGGTGTCCATCCGATCGCCCAGTTCCTGGACGCTCTGGAAGGCAAGCCGCACGACAACCTGGTGAAGCCCGCCGAAGCCGCCGCCCGCGTGGCCGTGATGGAAGCGGCCTACGAAGGCGCGAAGACGAACGCGTGGGTGAAGGTGGCGCAGAAGTGA
- a CDS encoding phosphoribosylanthranilate isomerase, producing the protein MDATLRPRIKICCIGSEEEARLAVLCGASALGFVSHMPSGPGVISEELIARIVPVVPPGVATFLLTSAQTAEEIVAQQRRTRVNTIQLCDSLDVPDYAAMRDAMPGISLVQVIHVTGEASIREAVEVAPHVDAILLDSGNPALAVKELGGTGRRHDWSISRRIREAVGAPVYLAGGLRPDNVREAIAQVGPFGLDVCSGVRSNGRLDERKLRAFLVGCTTDGG; encoded by the coding sequence ATGGACGCCACGCTGCGCCCGAGAATCAAGATCTGCTGCATCGGCAGCGAAGAGGAGGCGCGCCTGGCCGTGCTCTGTGGCGCTTCCGCGCTGGGCTTCGTGTCGCACATGCCCAGCGGTCCGGGCGTCATCTCCGAGGAGTTGATCGCCCGCATCGTGCCCGTTGTCCCGCCTGGTGTGGCAACCTTCCTGCTCACTTCGGCGCAGACCGCGGAAGAGATCGTCGCCCAGCAGCGGAGGACGCGCGTGAACACCATTCAGCTGTGCGATTCGCTGGATGTGCCGGACTACGCCGCGATGCGGGACGCTATGCCCGGAATATCGCTGGTGCAGGTGATCCACGTGACCGGAGAGGCCTCCATTCGCGAAGCCGTGGAGGTCGCGCCGCACGTGGATGCCATCCTGTTGGATTCGGGCAACCCCGCGCTGGCGGTGAAGGAGCTGGGGGGCACCGGGCGCCGGCACGACTGGAGCATCAGCCGCCGCATTCGCGAAGCCGTGGGGGCGCCGGTTTACCTTGCGGGCGGGTTGAGGCCGGACAATGTGCGCGAAGCGATCGCGCAGGTCGGCCCCTTCGGGCTGGATGTATGCAGCGGCGTACGGTCGAACGGGCGATTGGATGAGCGCAAACTCCGCGCGTTTTTGGTGGGATGCACGACGGACGGCGGCTGA
- a CDS encoding PEP-CTERM sorting domain-containing protein, translating to MKSLVRIIAICALFGTAIKADASVTVGVDPSANWLGYMNVFSLPSDGGGYLWGSPWGTADLRATFAGPVVTLSPNTISPPNGLADAYWYKADGTGNKTMDANFYVENSTTLPGQLLNFTGEVLANSLVPPYTSVAFIKDFAPDYSSWTSVTAPLVPGVFNIGLQTTAAGHHVQYGFETIGPNVWITNAADKGFVKVTAVKETPPVPEPSTLALFASSAVGLLSLRRNRKH from the coding sequence ATGAAATCACTCGTTAGAATCATCGCCATCTGTGCCCTATTTGGCACGGCCATCAAGGCCGACGCGTCGGTAACCGTCGGGGTCGATCCCAGCGCTAACTGGCTCGGATACATGAACGTATTCAGCCTTCCGTCGGATGGAGGGGGATACCTTTGGGGCAGCCCGTGGGGCACGGCGGACCTGCGCGCCACATTTGCCGGCCCGGTGGTCACACTGAGCCCGAATACGATTAGCCCTCCGAATGGTCTCGCTGACGCGTATTGGTACAAGGCGGATGGGACCGGCAACAAGACCATGGACGCCAACTTCTACGTCGAAAACAGCACCACCTTGCCCGGACAGCTTCTCAACTTTACGGGCGAGGTGCTGGCCAACTCCCTGGTGCCGCCGTATACCTCCGTCGCGTTCATCAAGGACTTCGCGCCGGATTACTCATCGTGGACCTCGGTCACCGCGCCGCTCGTTCCGGGCGTATTCAACATCGGCCTGCAGACAACCGCCGCGGGACATCACGTTCAGTACGGATTCGAGACCATTGGCCCGAATGTATGGATTACTAATGCTGCGGACAAGGGCTTCGTGAAAGTCACGGCCGTCAAAGAGACGCCGCCCGTTCCCGAACCTTCCACGCTGGCGCTGTTCGCCTCGAGCGCTGTCGGCCTGCTGAGCCTGCGCCGCAACCGCAAGCACTGA